In the Cheilinus undulatus linkage group 19, ASM1832078v1, whole genome shotgun sequence genome, one interval contains:
- the LOC121527446 gene encoding uncharacterized protein LOC121527446, producing MRRATNFVALLLFLDWAWAQVEIRDREQVRINPDIWAELKELRDMAIEQKLELRNSKSKIEKLEQENTVLKASVRTSESQLDELKRKNADLLARVTATENQNSVLKTRLSSIESAVEELQRENADLPKVAFSVGLTDVGRIGPFNTEVTLKFTKVFTNINQAYNPTTGIFTAPVKGVYYIRFNAWDARQNNVMGVKLFHNSKTMTHCYDSNDQYDYVNVSNAFVLQLEKGDVIYLVLRSNSSIWDDTNNRTTFSGFLLFVL from the exons ATGAGGAGAGCAACAAATTTTGTAGCATTGCTGCTATTTCTGGACTGGGCATGGGCTCAGGTGGAGATCAGAGACAGAGAACAGGTCAGAATCAACCCTGACATTTGGGCTGAGCTGAAAGAGCTGAGAGACATGGCCATAGAGCAAAAGCTGGAGCTAAGGAACAGCAAGAGCAAGATAGAGAAGCTGGAACAAGAAAATACAG ttttaaaagcGTCAGTGAGGACCAGTGAGAGTCAGCTGGACGAACTGAAGAGAAAGAATGCAG ATCTCCTTGCCAGAGTAACAGCAACAGAAAATCAGAACTCAG TTTTAAAGACCAGACTAAGCTCCATTGAGAGTGCAGTTGAGGAACTCCAGAGGGAAAATGCAG ACCTTCCAAAGGTGGCCTTCTCAGTTGGTCTTACTGATGTGGGACGGATTGGACCATTCAATACTGAAGTAACACTTAAGTTCACTAAAGTCTTCACCAATATCAACCAGGCCTACAACCCCACTACAG GAATCTTCACAGCTCCTGTCAAAGGAGTCTACTACATCAGATTCAATGCATGGGATGCACGGCAAAATAACGTAATGGGTGTTAAACTGTTTCACaacagcaagacaatgactcaTTGCTACGATTCAAATGACCAGTATGACTACGTCAATGTGTCCAATGCATTTGTTCTTCAACTGGAGAAGGGGGATGTAATCTACCTGGTTCTCCGCTCAAACTCCAGCATATGGGATGATACTAATAACCGCACCACTTTTAGTGGATTCCTCCTATTTGTTCTGTGA